From one Rhodamnia argentea isolate NSW1041297 chromosome 1, ASM2092103v1, whole genome shotgun sequence genomic stretch:
- the LOC115743271 gene encoding transcriptional regulator TAC1-like, with product MEPGKPCSESSSEENDPIEQPPKEEGSVKRSYECTFCKRGFTNAQALGGHMNIHRKDRAKGKQAPGAAPTMRKTYDPYVIASNHIGSKSGRVPLNYDQGKDEETQRNHSQKGLQASAVNPKNYLESCQCVPSLHSLQRGDGILLDASLSLRVGPSNMESAGEVERAEKLEEVDLELRLGRDP from the coding sequence ATGGAACCGGGGAAGCCGTGCTCGGAGTCGTCTAGCGAAGAAAACGATCCGATTGAGCAACCACCGAAGGAGGAAGGGAGCGTCAAGCGGTCCTACGAATGCACGTTTTGCAAGCGTGGTTTCACGAACGCCCAGGCTTTGGGTGGTCACATGAACATCCACCGGAAAGATAGAGCCAAGGGAAAGCAAGCTCCAGGTGCTGCTCCCACCATGAGGAAGACCTATGATCCTTATGTTATCGCTTCTAATCATATCGGATCGAAGTCTGGCCGAGTGCCCCTGAATTATGACCAGGGCAAAGATGAGGAAACGCAAAGGAATCACAGTCAGAAGGGTTTGCAAGCATCTGCTGTGAACCCTAAGAATTATCTTGAAAGTTGTCAGTGCGTGCCGAGCTTACACTCTTTGCAAAGAGGAGATGGCATTCTATTGGATGCTAGTCTCAGCCTGCGAGTCGGCCCGTCGAACATGGAGAGCGCCGGTGAAGTGGAGCGAGCTGAGAAACTGGAGGAAGTCGATTTGGAGCTTCGACTCGGCCGTGACCCGTGA